In Rhineura floridana isolate rRhiFlo1 chromosome 1, rRhiFlo1.hap2, whole genome shotgun sequence, the following proteins share a genomic window:
- the ICE1 gene encoding little elongation complex subunit 1 isoform X2, with the protein MQNPQKIRKPRNERPSGGSSPESCTTHTSLASSQIKLDNRPAGHGAPVESRAMETTGAYNSSSAFYEDRSLEVTVEADLGASDMDDFHKEQEELGENLRDILQWIRPLPPLLSPIQFSPSATPDTLFGNLTDSSDDEMNQDAQILENILEKCDLDEPIAENLYEDHSAESQNKCISFSLNNPERLSKLTDEKSVLYSDLVSETSIYLNERDAKSKNEEKYVEENNDVIQMHTAIEVAAYSAENINEKLVNMMETEDKILIPDLMSLSVNLQEKTAESMPMQEVVGNSVEHVLGESSNLTKEEEKEELTGTIEDDWPQVPKGDDQQQTNMLVAPEKCKDRSSDMKGGVENGSSGIHTKFNLEETEHLGEEHTEHVTTYKQNATTEGFGTGRNSEPSMEEKINFRNHNFLSEVEHSSELVQPEGSVVPLKQAMEKDVPVSDVSIKSQCVEEDHGNEERCDKQNEPELNGKNELGDLDVLRSQSHITVVDDECKKSSYCTDETIQSEEECNIAPSVHTKHGEDYQLKAENENVVDKIADSITEKSKLIDIKKECLQVEQFLDQKDSIKTLQEEPDYESDPMLPAQASIIKEYSSGGPLETNHKVLESENLIGNASELGHADFEYECKSKILSISSSFQYTETVMEEECLTSKRLVEEDSELLKITETGTTQCIIVEGSEETSEFGIECDRNGTSDLIPKNLHCGINNAPSQEKANRNEESNSSILRKYAVEGTEMNYKCSVTNEVVSKQNTNEDAAQSMCCIDALQAENADTEITSSVTVTGGSKSTSEPIDVTACNLEINDELFSRKGQSSEGAANILSSLSVYIVPSPPTGEDADHIEHRNSGEDLKAKEANITDSEENIHKPLTCCSPDNNKDQMEIERTRLSTISDPQISCNGEISKALTPVASSLNSDNAVDIFKANKGAVLSDEELLILPEKLGSPSTNFVVEHILNDTAAKETDEISSHGIRFGGLKLSENAVVIGKSSTSDSSDEEVFLLRKVNCTRPQQRREGCREDMGAIRNSHVGAPSNMTLFGSDGHEVSHVTEEASQKDRHIAVQDTDSYAAEVTERMWEHSYAAGWTRNNENASLKLESSVAIEISKEGQAEQSISAVASLTSQSLMYNRKSVSRKSFASGLQVNSEIVASYSEYNGASLKTSEIQSDIYKEKSSAEQERDFATSECNSNMMQNQLTSVHVDCDANTSHNKECHIKNEGKTCAAQTSWNSIPPVSESSSNSNSKQQKIVPEKLASLPTLASCTKNGVEQILKPSDSRNVSVQAGLKGGHDRPLHTIPPHKGKRKSQHTLLAETIFANADTSTPTTCSLKTLTKIRQEMGPPLPPLLPPLIATPPRTVRLLSPIMSSSSQSSLPSPLDEIISPSCETPVTSLMSPLSDIPKCKSPTTLTTPSPSDMRISQRALSSPLQFCATTPKHALPVPGRLPPSASGSPALPVHHENSVKILDSMYPELSARARTLSILKGNIQLSRSSSLDGKNIPQPVRQFSGFKAIASMSTAFVKTGSNLKSDPEQPFSNVSDSGKRMLAPVAMPKSAKRPRLDSKSPKPNISKELSTKILDTDVPCPAEETVDLSSGNGTQSTGDCDSELLLALKKTDDPDNSVVTVALEKISKACFDLLPVIRSRVFVGNTSKIPVMTDEEKEVVYELGVAKKYLAEKALQAILKKLKKQKMSLGHNHIQSLCRVYVGICRQLGDLEKARLFCYSLLKEDFPKSDKLTLFTGSTWPEIFSSESVINKAIQLVARQRARGEVLKCLRTYLNLEENPPADIGMMVSSLLLAIQLCPQVEFHLSEQYGEDLKESTWEYVFAIDLLCSHQKWRWTHDNIISKELWPIMDKWVKNRKGNGNVSSPSDIIVATVLRLIGRLGQIGLREGFFFAVENISSVIGIFLQHAKEKDVAWGVQLAAAYALCDLGPSNPPRVLEAIRTWEAVNTNSLPPAATSGIAEVTSLLKCVGRTKGSLSA; encoded by the exons ATGCAGAATCCTCAAAAAATCAGGAAACCTCGAAATGAGAGGCCTTCTGGCGGTTCTTCACCTGAAAGCTGTACAACGCACACTTCTTTGGCATCATCGCAAATAAAACTGGACAACAGGCCTGCTGGACATGGTGCTCCAGTAGAAAGCAGGGCCATGGAAACCACTGGGGCTTACAACAGCAGCAGTGCTTTTTACGAAGACAGATCTCTAGAAGTCACTGTGGAGGCAGATTTAGGAGCGAGTGACATGGATGATTTTCACAAGGAGCAGGAAGAACTTGGTGAAAATCTGCGGGATATTTTGCAATGGATTAGGCCTCTTCCCCCTCTGCTGTCTCCCATACAGTTTTCACCTTCTGCTACTCCA GATACGTTATTTGGAAACCTAACAGATTCAAGTGATGATGAAATGAACCAGGATGCACAAATCCTCGAAAATATTTTGGAAAAATGTGATCTGGATGAACCAATAGCTGAAAATCTGTACGAAGACCATTCAGCAGAATCTCAGAACAAATGCATCTCTTTTAGCCTTAACAACCCTGAACGATTGAGTAAATTGACGGATGAAAAGTCAGTACTATATTCTGACCTTGTGTCAGAAACATCAATATATCTTAATGAGAGAGATGCTAAATCAAAGAATGAGGAGAAGTATGTGGAAGAGAATAATGATGTTATACAAATGCACACAGCCATTGAGGTAGCAGCATACAGTGCAGAAAACATCAATGAAAAATTAGTTAATATGATGGAAACAGAAGACAAAATCTTGATACCTGATTTAATGTCCCTGTCAGTTAACTTACAAGAAAAAACAGCTGAATCAATGCCCATGCAGGAAGTGGTTGGAAACAGTGTTGAACATGTGCTAGGAGAGTCTAGTAACTTAACGAaagaagaagagaaggaagaactCACTGGAACAATAGAAGATGATTGGCCTCAAGTACCCAAAGGTGATGATCAGCAGCAAACCAATATGCTTGTAGCTCCTGAAAAATGTAAGGATAGGTCTAGTGATATGAAAGGAGGAGTGGAGAATGGCTCCAGTGGCATCCATACTAAATTTAATTTGGAAGAAACAGAACATCTTGGTGAAGAACACACTGAACATGTTACAACATACAAACAAAACGCAACAACAGAAGGGTTCGGCACAGGCAGAAATAGTGAACCATCAATGGAAGAGAAAATTAATTTTAGGAACCATAACTTCCTTTCTGAAGTAGAACATTCCAGTGAGCTGGTCCAGCCAGAAGGTTCTGTGGTACCTTTAAAACAGGCGATGGAAAAAGATGTTCCTGTTTCTGATGTGTCCATCAAATCACAATGTGTAGAAGAAGATCACGGTAATGAAGAGAGATGTGACAAACAAAATGAACCTGAATTAAACGGGAAGAATGAACTAGGGGATCTTGATGTCTTGAGATCACAGTCTCATATTACAGTGGTAGATGATGAATGCAAGAAGTCGTCGTATTGTACGGACGAAACAATCCAGTCTGAGGAAGAATGCAACATTGCCCCTTCTGTGCATACTAAACACGGAGAAGATTACCAGCTGAAAGctgaaaatgaaaatgttgtAGACAAAATAGCTGATAGCATTACTGAGAAATCCAAATTGATAGACATAAAAAAAGAATGCCTACAAGTAGAACAATTTCTTGACCAAAAAGATTCTATTAAAACACTACAAGAGGAGCCAGATTATGAAAGTGATCCTATGTTACCAGCCCAAGCATCTATTATCAAAGAATATTCATCTGGGGGACCTCTTGAAACTAATCATAAGGTCCTTGAATCAGAGAACCTCATTGGAAATGCTTCAGAACTGGGACATGCAGACTTTGAATATGAGTGCAAGTCTAAAATACTTAGCATTTCAAGTAGCTTTCAATATACAGAGACTGTTATGGAAGAGGAATGTTTGACATCGAAAAGGCTTGTGGAGGAAGACAGTGAACTACTGAAAATCACAGAAACAGGGACTACACAGTGCATTATAGTAGAAGGAAGTGAGGAAACATCTGAGTTTGGAATTGAATGTGACAGAAATGGGACGTCCGATTTGATACCTAAAAATTTGCATTGTGGAATAAATAATGCACCATCTCAAGAAAaggcaaacaggaatgaagagAGCAATTCATCTATTCTAAGGAAGTATGCTGTGGAAGGGACAGAAATGAATTATAAGTGCTCTGTAACAAATGAGGTGGTATCCAAACAGAACACaaatgaagatgcagcccagtcTATGTGTTGCATAGATGCATTGCAAGCAGAAAATGCAGATACTGAAATAACTTCCTCTGTCACAGTGACAGGTGGTTCTAAGTCTACTTCAGAGCCCATCGATGTCACTGCTTGCAACCTTGAAATCAATGATGAGCTCTTCAGCAGAAAAGGCCAAAGTTCTGAAGGTGCTGCAAACATACTATCTTCGCTCTCAGTATACATTGTCCCTTCCCCGCCAACCGGAGAAGATGCTGATCATATTGAACATCGTAATTCTGGAGAAGACTTGAAGGCTAAAGAGGCAAATATTACTGATTCTGAGGAAAATATACATAAGCCCCTAACTTGTTGTAGTCCTGACAATAATAAAGATCAAATGGAAATTGAACGAACCAGACTATCAACTATCAGTGATCCCCAGATATCGTGTAATGGGGAGATTTCTAAAGCACTAACTCCTGTGGCATCAAGCCTAAACAGTGATAATGcagtagacatttttaaagcaAACAAAGGAGCAGTTCTAAGTGACGAGGAACTTCTCATTCTGCCTGAGAAGTTAGGGAGTCCTTCAACAAACTTTGTGGTTGAACATATTCTCAATGACACAGCAGCTAAAGAAACTGATGAAATATCAAGTCATGGTATAAGATTTGGAGGGCTGAAGCTGTCAGAAAATGCTGTTGTGATTGGGAAGTCATCTACCTCGGATTCATCAGATGAAGAGGTTTTCCTGTTAAGGAAGGTGAATTGCACAAGACCACAACAAAGGCGTGAAGGCTGCAGAGAGGATATGGGTGCCATCAGGAACAGTCATGTAGGTGCACCATCCAATATGACTCTCTTTGGTAGTGATGGGCATGAGGTATCCCATGTCACAGAAGAGGCATCTCAAAAAGACAGACATATTGCAGTACAAGACACTGACTCCTATGCTGCTGAAGTGACTGAAAGGATGTGGGAACATTCATATGCAGCAGGGTGGACACGTAATAATGAAAATGCCTCTTTAAAACTGGAATCCTCTGTAGCAATAGAGATATCAAAAGAGGGGCAAGCCGAACAAAGTATTTCAGCAGTTGCTTCATTGACAAGCCAGTCACTAATGTATAACAGAAAATCTGTCTCCAGGAAGTCCTTTGCAAGTGGTCTACAAGTTAATAGTGAAATAGTTGCATCATACTCAGAATACAATGGTGCTAGTTTAAAAACATCAGAAATTCAGTCAGACATCTATAAAGAGAAATCAAGTGCTGAGCAAGAAAGAGACTTTGCAACTTCAGAATGCAACTCCAACATGATGCAAAACCAGTTAACATCTGTCCATGTTGATTGTGATGCGAATACCTCCCATAACAAGGAATGTCATATAAAGAATGAAGGAAAAACCTGTGCTGCTCAAACCAGCTGGAATTCCATACCACCTGTCTCAGAATCTTCTTCCAACTCCAACTCTAAGCAACAAAAGATAGTACCTGAGAAACTGGCATCTCTACCTACTCTTGCATCTTGCACAAAGAATGGAGTAGAACAGATACTTAAACCATCCGACTCTAGAAATGTTTCAGTTCAGGCAGGTCTTAAAGGTGGTCATGACAGGCCTCTCCACACAATACCTCCCCataaggggaaaaggaaaagtCAGCATACCCTACTAGCTGAGACCATTTTTGCCAATGCAGATACTTCTACACCTACAACATGTTCTCTGAAAACTCTTACAAAAATTAGGCAAGAGATGGGTCCTCCGTTACCTCCCTTACTCCCACCTCTGATAGCTACGCCTCCAAGAACTGTTCGGCTCCTCTCCCCAATAATGTCATCATCTAGCCAATCTTCTTTGCCTTCCCCACTTGATGAAATTATTTCTCCTTCGTGTGAAACTCCAGTCACTTCTCTAATGTCACCACTGTCGGATATCCCTAAATGCAAGTCTCCTACTACACTTACTACTCCGTCTCCCTCTGATATGCGGATCAGTCAGAGAGCTCTCTCTTCGCCTCTTCAGTTTTGTGCCACCACTCCCAAGCATGCCCTTCCTGTACCAGGCAGGCTTCCTCCATCTGCATCTGGCAGCCCTGCTCTGCCTGTGCATCACGAAAACTCCGTGAAAATCTTGGACAGTATGTATCCAGAGTTATCTGCCCGAGCAAGAACTCTCAGCATCCTGAAAGGTAACATTCAGCTCAGCAGATCTTCTTCTCTAGATGGCAAGAATATTCCACAGCCTGTCCGTCAGTTCAGTGGCTTTAAAGCAATTGCTTCCATGTCCACTGCTTTTGTTAAAACGGGGAGTAATTTGAAGTCCGACCCAGAGCAGCCATTTTCCAATGTGAGTGACAGTGGGAAAAGGATGTTGGCACCTGTGGCTATGCCAAAGAGTGCCAAGAGGCCTAGACTAGACAGCAAGTCACCAAaaccaaacatctccaaagagcTTTCAACTAAAATCTTGGATACTGACGTACCGTGCCCTGCTGAGGAAACTGTCGACCTGAGTAGTGGGAATGGTACTCAGTCAACAGGTGACTGTGATTCAGAATTGCTTTTGGCATTGAAGAAAACTGATGATCCAGATAACAGTGTTGTGACTGTAGCACTGGAGAAAATTTCCAAAGCCTGTTTTGACCTGTTACCTGTTATTCGTAGCCGCGTCTTTGTGGGCAATACCTCAAAGATCCCAGTAATGACAGATGAAGAGAAAGAAGTTGTCTATGAACTTGGTGTTGCAAAGaag TACCTTGCCGAAAAAGCATTACAGGCTATTCTGAAGAAACTGAAGAAACAGAAGATGTCCTTGGGCCACAATCATATTCAGTCCCTCTGCAGGGTGTATGTTGGCATATGCCGGCAGCTGGGAGACCTTGAAAAAGCACGTCTGTTTTGCTACAGTCTCCTTAAGGAAG ATTTTCCCAAATCTGACAAGCTGACTTTGTTTACTGGAAGCACATGGCCTGAGATATTCTCCTCTGAAAGTGTGATCAACAAAGCTATCCAGTTAGTAGCCAGACAGCGTGCAAGAGGGGAAGTGCTGAAATGCCTGAGAACTTACCTGAATTTGGAGGAG AATCCACCAGCAGATATTGGCATGATGGTCTCTAGCCTGCTTTTAGCAATACAGCTGTGTCCACAAGTGGAATTTCACCTGAGTGAACAATATGGAGAAGACCTGAAAGAGAGTACGTGGGAATATGTGTTTGCAATTGATCTGCTGTGTTCACATCAAAAGTGGCGCTGGACCCATGACAATATCATAAG TAAAGAACTCTGGCCTATCATGGATAAATGGGTAAAGAACAGAAAGGGCAATGGAAATGTTTCTTCCCCTTCTGATATAATTGTAGCAACAGTGCTCAGGCTGATTG GTCGTCTAGGCCAAATAGGACTgagagaaggatttttttttgctgTAGAAAATATCAGTTCTGTTATTGGGATCTTTCTCCAGCATGCCAAAGAAAAAG ATGTAGCCTGGGGTGTCCAATTGGCAGCAGCATATGCACTCTGTGACTTGGGTCCTAGCAATCCACCTAGAGTACTGGAGGCCATCAGAACGTGGGAAGCAGTAAATACAAACAGCCTTCCTCCTGCTGCCACAAGCGGCATAGCAGAAGTCACCAGTCTACTAAAGTGTGTTGGGAGAACCAAAGGCTCCTTATCAGCATAA